CAAACAGTAAAATTAAGTGATGATCATTACAAGATGCTTCAGCACCTGCTCTTGCATTTCTCCACAGCTCTTGGTGCTAAATTCATACACGAAAACAAAAGGAAACTATTACtaattgtttcatttttaaaaaaattagattcaTCATAAATAAAACCACATATTTTTTGCAATATTTTATACTGATTAGTTATAAATGTCACGAAAAATACTTTAAAATTTCAGGCATATTCATCGTAaagaaaatgataaatgtattttgCTGTGAATATATAGACATATAGCTGTCAACCAGATTATTCATGTGCTAATTAAGACGACTACAATACAAACTTTTTATGCATGCATTGAAAGAGTAAAAAGAAAGGCTAAAATgcatgtaattaaaaaatatataaatagacataataatttttaaaaactcgtcttaaactactatttcttAAATAGGAATTTTGATATATAAAGACACTAATATTATGTTACATAAAGGATCATCCATGACCACCACTTTCGTTTAAGCTATGtcagtattattattttattttatatatttattttgactATAATATAATTCTacaatttcaatttgttttttttataatttcaaataaattaataaaacaacaaattagatcttgatttttatgtaatttataaaattaatactactaggtattaggataaaaataaatatataaaagaaaaatataacgCTAAACATGGACTAAAACACAACATAAAGTCGCATaatatttctctctctagaaacaaaccctagttttttgttttcttgataaACATTTGATGAAAGCAAGGGTAGGTTGGATGGAGACACATACCAAGTCCAATGGCTTCAGATCCCTTCATAATGCGGAGGCGCTTGCAAGACTCCACAAACATCCTGCAAATTATAATCCAATGAGTTATTCCTTAACATCTCCATAATTCAGCTACATATAGTATATTGTagagaaattaaatatttaaaaaaaaaagttgatgaAGGAAGAACTTACTCCCATGGAACATCCCCCACGAGCATCCAGTCCCCATCCTTATCCTCATAACTTGGAACATACTCAGAAGTGTTCAACAGATCCATTAATTTCCCCTCATTCATGAAATCTATCATTCCTTGGCTCCCGTACTTACCAACTGAATTCaacacataaatattttttagatgATAAAACAGTGATTCAAATCGATTGTAATTTAtggtatttttttcaaaattgaatgtACGTACCCATGGTGAAGGAGCTAAACATCTTAGCCAGCGCATCAGAGAGCTCTTTGTAGCTCTGATACATTCTCAGATCCACCTTCCGGAGGTACGGCGCTCCGTCCATCGACACCTTCACaaacgccgccgccgccgtttcCTCGCTCTTCTGCCTCGCCATCACGTTCTTCCGGAACGACCGCACCGGTGGCCATCCCACCACCTGCGCCCTAGATTCACAAAAATCAAAATCTCACATTCAGTTTCCAGAAATCATTCTACCCAATCGCAATTTCTTCGAATATCAGCTTACTTCGCCGGAGGCTTCACCGGATCCTTAATCGGAACCGCTTCACCCACTCCGGAGGCCGAATTCTCGACGTTCTCCTTCAGATCTGAGTCGTCGGAGTGAAGCAGGTTCAGTTTCAGATCAACCGTCTCGGCGAAGCCTCTCTTGCCGCTGGTCTTGCTGATGTCGCCTCCGCCGCCGGGGAGGCCGAGGCACAGCTCAGTTTCCTTGAAATTCAGGCCTACTTCCATGGAtccgtcgccgtcgtcgtcgatgatgatgatgatgatgaattcgCTGCGGCCTTTTCAGATTATTGTGCGGAGAAAAGTGTGTGTGATAAAATCGATGGCAAAATGGGTGCAATGTGTGTGACTTTGCGGTACATATATACCATAATGCGTGCATTAGTGTATCGTATTTCCACGGATCGGCTGCCGACACGTGGACTCTCGATTACTAAATTGATCTTCTAGGATCAAGAGCATgttactaaaataattaaagttataaatattttttccttataagaagtttaatttatttaataggATTAATAATGTATGTGAATTGTTAGTTAATGGGTCAAGTGGatggtttatttatttagtaggagtatataaaagttgaaagaaaacaaataaaatggGGGAATGGCATGATTAGGGAAACAATTAATGGATGTGGTCCAGAAAAGAACAATCATCGACCTTCTCCTCCAATTAATCATGCGAGTCGCCAGATCCTCTTCTATTATTTTATACTtctatactatataatataatgaaatttttataaatatacatatGGTGGTGTATATATGTAACGATGGTAAATTGAGTCCACAACTACGTATGCGAACATCACTTAGGAATGGTATATATCTCTACTCTTGTCGTCGGACAAGAAACtgctgattttggttttgaacaGGTAGCTCCGGCTTCGGGAAAAATTGGGACCATGACCGGGTGCTACAAGCCGTTCTGGTTTTGACCCCAAATAAAGCAGAGTCTAAGTAATATGGTGGTGTCCATGTTTCTTAACCGCTAGTTTTCCTATTTCATGTATGTTGTAACGACAAACAAGTTGGTAAAGAACTAGAATTTTGGTATACTTTATGCATTATAGATGTTAGATTAGATGAACACGAGCTTGAATCGAATGCATGGAATggatttggaagaagaattTCTTATTGAATCGAGAGAAGAAATCGAGCTCAGCTACAACACACGAAATTGAAAAACTGACTAACTAACTTTTACAACATCTATTTAAATGTGATATCCAACGACTAGTTGAATCGGACGATCAGGATTTAATCTCCCAATTAAAATTGCATCGGACGGCTCCTGAGTGTTGAAGCTTGAGATTAGCTTTAACAGCTCTTCTTCTTTACTTAGCTAACTCATCTTCGATATTCGGTGAGATTGAGTCATCACactcacaaatctccaccttgattacttaactcacctatgATCCAGGCTGCACAGATTCACCAGTTCCATACACAACTTCAGCTTCACCTTAGGTAGCGGCTTAGTCAGCATATCGGTTGGATTCATTGCAGTGTCTACCTTGAACACCTTCACCTCACCCATTTCAATCTTTTCCCGGATTAAGTGTAGacgcacatcaatgtgcttgctcctttcatggtGTACTTGGTGTTTGGCCAAGCTGATTGCACTCGAATTATCACAACAACCCCTACTGTTTCTTGAACTACTCAATATGTACCCTGATTGAGATCTTCGAGTATCAATATCCCCTGCATAATCAGAGTCAGCCCAGCCCATCAATGCATCTCCACTATACTCCTTTGCACCATTAAACAAAATGCCAATATTGTTAgcacccttcaagtacttcatCAACCATTTCAAAGCTGACCAATGCTCCTTGCCATGGTTTGATATACACCTTGAAGTTGCTGATACGACTTGAGCTATGTCAGGCCTTGTGctaatcatggcatacatagcACTCCTAATCATGTT
This DNA window, taken from Salvia splendens isolate huo1 chromosome 18, SspV2, whole genome shotgun sequence, encodes the following:
- the LOC121776314 gene encoding auxin-responsive protein IAA14-like, whose translation is MEVGLNFKETELCLGLPGGGGDISKTSGKRGFAETVDLKLNLLHSDDSDLKENVENSASGVGEAVPIKDPVKPPAKAQVVGWPPVRSFRKNVMARQKSEETAAAAFVKVSMDGAPYLRKVDLRMYQSYKELSDALAKMFSSFTMVGKYGSQGMIDFMNEGKLMDLLNTSEYVPSYEDKDGDWMLVGDVPWEMFVESCKRLRIMKGSEAIGLAPRAVEKCKSRC